Genomic segment of Aquarana catesbeiana isolate 2022-GZ linkage group LG02, ASM4218655v1, whole genome shotgun sequence:
atgacagagggtgggtggtaggaagctgacgggGGATGAATGTGACAGGGGTGGGGTGATAGGAAGCTGacggggggtgaagatgacagggggtgggtggtaggaagctgatggGGGTGAAGGTGACAAgggtgggtggtaggaagctgacaggggggatgaagatgacagggggtggtaggaagctgaccgGGGATGAAAATaacagggaggatgaagatgataaGGGGGGTGATGAAATGTATGACAGGCCTCAGAGGtaaggtggtgggatgccaggaacatTGGGATGACGAGGAGCATAATGATGACAGGGGACAGTAGGTGGAATCATATCATTAGGGTTGTGTGTGAGGTCATCACAGGCGGCTGGTAGCAGGGATGTTCGGGGAGCCCTCGATCAGGGAGTGACGTCACGAGATGCTGTCATTGTCGGGCAGCGGACCGTCATGCACAGTACCTTGAGACTTGTGCTCCGATGATCACTGCTCTGGCAGGTCTTCCACACTACGGCCGTCCATCCTGGAGAGGAGGTCAAGGATCTGCTCAGCAGCGGCGGCGGCCATTATCCACGCTGAAGCGGAGAAACAGGCACAAGAAAATAAGAAGAGAAAGGCAGAAAATGGACGTCAGTACACACTCAGTGTGGCCTTACCAGGATCCATTATGGACATTGCCCAGTCTCCGGAGCTGCAGACATACCTGGCTGGACAGATAGCGCGAGCCTATGCCATCTGCTGTGTGGATGAGATTGTGATATTCAATGAGACTGGAGAAGGGTCAAAGAACGTGGAAGGGAACTTTGAgggtgtggggaaaaaaggacaggccTGCGTGCAGCTATCAAGAATACTTCAGTATCTAGAGTGTCCTCAGTATCTAAGAAAATGCTTCTTTCCCAAACATCCAGGCTTGCAATTTGCAGGTCTCCTGAACCCCCTGGATAGCCCTCATCATATGAGAATAGATGAAGAGTCTCTGTACAGAGAGGGAGTTGTTTTAGACCGACCAACTAAGCCAGGCAAAGGTTCATTTGTTAACTGTGGCATGAGAAAGGAAGTGCGGATAGACAAGCAACTGCAAGAAGGACTCAGGGTTACAGTGCAGTTATTTGAAGATAAACTAGATCAGAAAGTAAGGAAAGAGATTGTCATGTCCCCACaacaccctaggacagaaagtggcATCTACTGGGTGTACAAAGTGAGACTGGCATCCTGTCTCAGTGTTGTCTTCACAGAATGCCCCTTTAAGGATGGATACGATCTAACCGTTGGAACATCAGAAAGAGGAACTAATGTGGAAGCCGTAACTCTACCAGCATTCAGACATGCATTGGTCATCTTCGGAGGAGTCCAAGGGCTTGAAGCCAGTGTAGACAGTGACCAGAATTTGGACATTGAAGAACCTAGCGTTCTGTTTAACTATTATCTGAACACATGTCCTGTGCAAGGCAGCCGCACCATCAGAACAGAGGAAGCCATCTTGATTTCACTGCCAGCACTAAAGCCCCGAATAGAAGTGGCATCCTGTCAAGCCAAAGACAGCTGAATTTTGCATTCTAGGAACTTTAAGTCATCTAGTACATGCCGAATAAACAAACTTTGCTGTAGGCAACGAATTGTTTTATTTTCCAAATGTTATCTGTTGCAGTGTGACAACCCAAGTTCAGTCTGCAAAAATATAAGGACTTTGCTGGGAGCCCACATTCATTGACCTAGCTCAAGGAAATGGACAGTGCTGAGACCTAGCATTCACTGACACAGTTAAAGATCATGGACTGTGCAACCAGAAGGGTATCTCTGCTTCTGACCAAAACACATTTTGTAATAAACGAAGCATATCACAGTTTTTGTACCTATGACAAAGTCCTACTTCCAGTGTTTTATTAGTATTATGTctatttttataaatgatatatcataaattataaaaaaaaaaaaaacttagagcaAAAGCTAAAGTACATTGATTGCTTGTTTGGCTATTAGGGATTTCTGCACATTG
This window contains:
- the LOC141129884 gene encoding putative methyltransferase C9orf114 — encoded protein: MDIAQSPELQTYLAGQIARAYAICCVDEIVIFNETGEGSKNVEGNFEGVGKKGQACVQLSRILQYLECPQYLRKCFFPKHPGLQFAGLLNPLDSPHHMRIDEESLYREGVVLDRPTKPGKGSFVNCGMRKEVRIDKQLQEGLRVTVQLFEDKLDQKVRKEIVMSPQHPRTESGIYWVYKVRLASCLSVVFTECPFKDGYDLTVGTSERGTNVEAVTLPAFRHALVIFGGVQGLEASVDSDQNLDIEEPSVLFNYYLNTCPVQGSRTIRTEEAILISLPALKPRIEVASCQAKDS